A genomic window from Phoenix dactylifera cultivar Barhee BC4 chromosome 7, palm_55x_up_171113_PBpolish2nd_filt_p, whole genome shotgun sequence includes:
- the LOC120111405 gene encoding uncharacterized protein LOC120111405, which yields MVVGDFNCILGPSEKRGGRVYSDSVDRREFREFLDASGLVDLGFAGPRFTWCNNQTGRPRVWERLDRAIASPDWIQRFSSYQVSHLARIASDHCPLLISTASSSSYHSPFRFEKLWLSYPQSWRIVREAWGLPVQGDAMQRVSRRLELTKRRLRRWNREVVGNIFRRLEEVEGMIADLQGREDREGELEEGEMADLRRYLASHHSLLHQQETIWRQKSRVQWVKEGDRNTSFFHRSAVIRRQRNMIRSLRVGAGQRVVEDSAVRQALVEFFRSRWTEVEGPYVMDQLPRPAVRVEESENAALIQPVLDREVQEAVWALGEDKAPGPDGYPPFFFRRY from the coding sequence ATGGTAGTGGGAGACTTCAACTGCATCCTTGGCCCCTCTGAGAAACGAGGAGGCAGAGTCTATTCTGATTCAGTGGACAGGAGGGAGTTTCGAGAGTTTCTGGATGCGTCTGGCTTAGTGGATCTTGGGTTTGCCGGACCGCGATTCACATGGTGTAACAATCAAACTGGACGACCGAGAGTATGGGAGCGGCTTGACAGGGCCATTGCCTCCCCGGACTGGATTCAGCGGTTCTCCTCCTACCAGGTTAGCCATCTTGCTCGGATTGCATCAGATCACTGTCCTCTTTTGATCTCTACAGCTTCAAGTTCTAGTTATCATAGTCCTTTTCGCTTTGAGAAATTGTGGTTGTCTTATCCCCAATCTTGGAGAATAGTTAGAGAGGCTTGGGGCTTACCAGTACAGGGAGATGCCATGCAGAGGGTGTCGCGGAGATTGGAGCTCACCAAGCGCCGTCTTCGCAGATGGAACAGGGAGGTAGTGGGTAACATATTCAGGAGACTAGAGGAGGTGGAGGGTATGATTGCAGATCTTCAGGGGAGGGAGGACCGTGAGGGGGAGCTGGAGGAGGGTGAGATGGCGGACTTGCGACGCTATTTGGCGTCACATCATTCCTTGCTGCATCAGCAGGAGACAATTTGGCGGCAGAAGTCGAGGGTCCAGTGGGTCAAGGAGGGTGATAGGAACACTAGCTTCTTCCATCGATCGGCGGTTATTAGAAGGCAAAGGAATATGATTCGGTCGTTGAGGGTGGGGGCGGGCCAGCGGGTGGTGGAGGACAGTGCAGTGAGACAGGCTCTGGTTGAGTTTTTCAGATCCAGGTGGACGGAGGTAGAGGGGCCCTATGTGATGGATCAGCTTCCCAGGCCGGCAGTCCGGGTTGAGGAGTCAGAAAATGCAGCATTAATCCAGCCAGTGTTAGATAGAGAAGTGCAGGAGGCAGTTTGGGCCCTGGGGGAGGACAAGGCACCAGGTCCGGATGGATATCCGCCCTTCTTCTTTCGGAGGTATTGA